In Methanosphaera sp. ISO3-F5, a genomic segment contains:
- a CDS encoding ABC transporter ATP-binding protein encodes MTSMIEFKNVNKIYESGDSILKAMDDVSFKINEGEFVVILGPSGAGKSTLLNILGGLDSVTSGEIIVNDIHIELLDEDQLTNYRAKNVGFVFQFYNLIPNLTALENIELMNEIVDFDIDGLELLDSVGLKDFANQFPAQLSGGEQQRVSIARAIAKKPAMLLCDEPTGALDSKTGTLILNLLQEMNINLNTTVIIVTHNEILSAAADKTIRIKNGQIESIHINENPKKVTELEL; translated from the coding sequence ATGACGAGCATGATAGAATTTAAAAACGTTAATAAGATTTATGAATCTGGAGATTCTATTTTAAAAGCAATGGATGATGTAAGTTTTAAAATTAATGAAGGAGAATTTGTTGTTATACTCGGACCATCAGGTGCGGGAAAATCTACATTACTGAATATTTTAGGGGGCCTTGATTCAGTAACTTCTGGTGAAATTATTGTCAATGATATTCATATAGAATTACTTGATGAAGATCAGCTTACTAACTATAGGGCGAAGAATGTTGGCTTTGTTTTTCAGTTTTATAATTTAATCCCTAATCTAACTGCACTCGAAAATATTGAGTTAATGAATGAAATTGTGGATTTTGATATTGATGGTCTGGAATTATTAGACTCTGTTGGTCTTAAAGATTTTGCAAATCAATTTCCTGCACAATTATCTGGTGGTGAACAACAAAGAGTATCAATTGCAAGAGCCATTGCCAAGAAACCTGCAATGTTATTATGTGACGAACCTACCGGAGCTCTTGACTCTAAAACAGGTACTTTAATATTGAATTTACTCCAAGAAATGAATATTAACCTCAATACTACTGTAATAATAGTTACTCATAATGAAATTTTATCAGCGGCTGCAGATAAGACAATAAGAATTAAAAATGGTCAAATAGAAAGTATTCATATCAATGAAAATCCAAAAAAAGTCACTGAATTAGAATTGTAA
- a CDS encoding Ig-like domain-containing protein: MNKKLSLLLLLSITIISLSAISATELSDNNTHTESLTQTQHTQVEANDQDDILKEDNTKTQKTINKNKQDNAKNKEAINISINNTITRSNSTDKTPLTISGNTYLNLSNNLSEILKNLELNTKIDYGNKNILDISKDDLSNIKNITIGNYTNIKDSIIGNYTNIKNSTLNNLTNIIDEIDNITLGRNATKVTVDPVKGVIGENITFIAHVTDTKGKAVTGGNLVFKVNGKTLKTNGRFDTIAFPWKFKVNNGKVTATIKADSYLRNAKNLTATYSGSFQYKSATSKVVTAQIKKRNAKLTVTATPKKQKQYDIITLTAKIQDKTPNYKNKTAINENTKVLFKINGKTIKNLLGRNVLVNIVNGKASYNYTVPRGMGGITKEGKIRNYNVEAVLVSDSFYPDTRAKTTFNVKRSPVTLNIVKTYVTSSNKLSVLATIKDYKNRYVLGNSTIALKINGKTYVNPSTNKKQTFKVSRGIVLLLLQQVSKDIKIKKVMLVTGARQAYLGARNETTDITKSSLKLNLSFL, translated from the coding sequence ATGAATAAAAAGTTATCTCTTCTGTTACTATTATCCATTACAATAATTAGTTTAAGCGCAATCAGTGCAACAGAATTATCAGATAACAATACTCATACAGAATCATTAACTCAAACACAACACACACAAGTTGAAGCTAATGATCAAGATGATATATTAAAAGAAGATAATACAAAAACACAAAAAACAATTAACAAAAACAAACAAGATAATGCAAAAAACAAAGAAGCAATCAATATATCAATAAATAATACAATAACCCGTAGCAATTCAACAGATAAAACACCACTTACAATCTCAGGAAACACATACCTTAATTTATCCAATAACCTTTCCGAAATATTAAAAAATCTTGAACTAAACACTAAAATAGATTATGGTAACAAAAATATTCTAGATATAAGCAAAGATGACCTTTCAAACATAAAAAATATCACAATAGGCAATTATACAAACATTAAAGATTCAATAATAGGCAATTATACCAATATAAAAAATTCAACACTAAACAATCTAACAAACATAATTGATGAAATAGATAATATAACCTTAGGAAGAAATGCTACAAAAGTAACCGTTGACCCAGTAAAAGGAGTAATCGGCGAAAATATTACATTTATTGCCCATGTAACTGACACTAAAGGTAAAGCAGTGACTGGTGGAAATCTAGTATTTAAAGTAAACGGAAAAACACTTAAAACTAATGGTCGATTTGATACAATAGCATTCCCATGGAAGTTCAAAGTAAACAATGGAAAAGTAACAGCAACAATAAAAGCAGATTCATACTTAAGAAATGCTAAAAATTTAACTGCAACATACAGTGGATCATTCCAATACAAGTCAGCAACAAGTAAAGTAGTAACAGCACAAATCAAGAAAAGAAATGCGAAACTAACAGTTACTGCTACTCCAAAGAAACAGAAACAATACGATATAATTACACTCACAGCAAAAATACAGGATAAAACTCCAAACTACAAAAACAAGACAGCAATTAATGAAAACACAAAAGTATTATTCAAAATAAACGGTAAAACAATAAAAAATTTACTTGGTAGAAATGTACTGGTTAACATAGTTAATGGAAAAGCAAGCTACAATTATACCGTTCCAAGAGGTATGGGTGGAATAACCAAAGAAGGTAAAATCCGTAATTATAATGTGGAAGCAGTTCTAGTAAGTGACAGTTTCTATCCGGATACTAGGGCAAAAACAACATTTAATGTAAAAAGAAGTCCTGTTACCTTAAATATTGTTAAAACCTATGTAACCTCTAGTAACAAGTTATCCGTACTTGCTACAATTAAAGACTACAAAAACAGGTACGTGCTTGGTAACAGTACCATTGCTCTTAAAATTAATGGAAAAACATATGTTAACCCATCAACCAATAAAAAACAAACATTCAAAGTATCTAGAGGTATAGTACTGTTACTGTTACAACAAGTTTCTAAAGATATTAAAATTAAGAAGGTTATGCTTGTAACTGGTGCTCGTCAAGCTTATCTTGGAGCTCGTAACGAAACAACAGACATTACAAAATCTAGTTTAAAACTTAATTTATCTTTCCTCTAA
- a CDS encoding elongation factor 1-beta, which translates to MSDVAVTLKVMPESPEVDLATLKEQIKNAVGEEQYERVEEEPIGFGLVALNVTIVVDDGEGGSEPAEKAIADLADVATVEVTHMTRLM; encoded by the coding sequence ATGTCTGATGTAGCAGTAACATTAAAAGTTATGCCAGAAAGTCCAGAAGTAGACTTAGCAACATTAAAAGAACAGATAAAAAATGCTGTTGGCGAAGAACAATATGAAAGAGTAGAAGAAGAACCAATAGGCTTCGGATTAGTAGCATTAAATGTTACAATCGTAGTTGACGATGGTGAAGGTGGAAGTGAACCTGCAGAAAAAGCTATCGCTGATTTAGCTGATGTAGCAACAGTAGAAGTAACCCACATGACCAGATTAATGTAA
- a CDS encoding zinc finger domain-containing protein, with protein sequence MAEKMTCTSCKQEISPIDEYVKFHCPECDAEIYRCPKCRTFGHEYTCECGFKGP encoded by the coding sequence ATGGCAGAAAAAATGACTTGTACATCATGTAAACAAGAAATCTCACCAATAGATGAATACGTAAAATTCCATTGCCCAGAATGTGATGCAGAAATTTACAGATGTCCTAAATGCAGAACTTTTGGACATGAATACACTTGTGAATGTGGTTTCAAAGGACCATAG
- a CDS encoding delta 1-pyrroline-5-carboxylate synthetase: MVTVVKIGGSLFPSYTEKLCEMLTKSREKLVLVNGGGMLANKLREYNEEFEYSEEVNHWNAIRCMDIIGSCIADKNEDIRVIEDIDDIPRVHEEGKIPLLLTYNLMRKYDDLEHSWDVTSDSIACWVANKINAKLLILTNVNGIYNGNISSNNKKLIKEINANKLLFFKETCVDKCLPKLLIKYHLNCFIINGKYPDRVMAHLNEDNDYNNFYTFIGGK, translated from the coding sequence ATGGTTACTGTAGTTAAGATTGGTGGTAGCTTATTTCCTAGTTATACTGAAAAGTTATGTGAAATGTTAACTAAATCCAGGGAAAAGTTGGTGTTAGTTAATGGTGGGGGAATGTTAGCTAATAAGCTCAGAGAGTATAATGAAGAATTTGAATATTCTGAGGAAGTTAATCATTGGAATGCTATTCGTTGTATGGATATTATAGGAAGTTGTATTGCGGATAAAAATGAGGATATTAGAGTTATTGAAGACATAGATGATATTCCGCGTGTTCATGAAGAAGGTAAAATACCTTTGTTATTAACTTATAATTTAATGAGAAAGTATGATGATTTGGAACATTCATGGGATGTGACTAGTGATTCAATTGCTTGTTGGGTGGCGAATAAAATAAATGCCAAACTATTAATATTAACAAATGTAAATGGTATATATAATGGTAACATTTCTTCAAATAATAAAAAATTAATCAAAGAGATTAATGCGAATAAACTATTATTTTTTAAAGAAACTTGTGTAGATAAATGTTTACCGAAATTACTAATTAAATATCATTTAAACTGTTTTATAATTAATGGGAAATACCCTGATAGGGTTATGGCTCATTTAAACGAAGACAATGATTATAATAATTTTTATACATTTATAGGAGGAAAATAA
- the pth2 gene encoding peptidyl-tRNA hydrolase Pth2, which produces MKQVIVVRTDLKMGKGKIAAQACHACLGCYKKADKNDIRKWELEGQKKVVLKVSSERELMELYSIIKSTALPCSLITDAGHTQIEPSTRTCLGIGPGSDEEIDRLTGDLKLL; this is translated from the coding sequence ATGAAACAGGTTATTGTAGTGAGAACAGACCTTAAGATGGGTAAGGGAAAGATAGCTGCACAAGCATGTCATGCATGTCTTGGATGTTATAAGAAGGCAGATAAGAATGATATACGTAAATGGGAACTTGAAGGTCAGAAAAAGGTAGTGTTAAAAGTTTCTTCTGAAAGAGAATTAATGGAATTGTATTCTATTATTAAATCTACTGCTCTGCCATGTAGTCTGATTACGGATGCTGGTCATACACAGATAGAACCTTCAACTAGAACTTGTCTTGGTATTGGTCCTGGATCGGATGAAGAAATTGATAGATTAACTGGTGACTTAAAATTATTATGA
- a CDS encoding YcaO-related McrA-glycine thioamidation protein produces MLNESPVTYKKSTHRTKSPEETLEKIGKITTEIGLTRTSEITHLDRIKIPVYTSVRPLAVEGAVSIYAGKGPSKVHAKVSSIMEAIERYSAEMQDENTVVKKYDESDCLNPEDLILPRNSYDDDVELEWSEGFSVVTGESILIPSNAVYHPYVNDTVKHLFLSNTNGLASGNSLEEAIFHGMMEVVERDSWSLFEAFKDEKCEINCNNSSNDYIVELVNKFDEANVSIKLIDLTSENKIPTIGAVSEDLSLKDPALLTLGIGTHLDPEIAAIRAITEVAQSRATQIHGTREDTTRANLLRETGYERMKRINRHWFRDCEESVDLNDMTDYSQNSFRDNINKTMELLKLSDIHDAYYVNLTRSIGIPVVRSIIPGMELFSVDSSRVGKRLIPDNYIVN; encoded by the coding sequence ATGTTAAATGAATCACCAGTAACTTATAAAAAATCCACTCATAGGACAAAAAGTCCCGAAGAAACTTTAGAAAAAATAGGTAAGATAACAACTGAAATAGGATTAACCAGAACTTCTGAGATTACTCATCTTGACAGGATAAAAATACCAGTATACACATCTGTACGTCCACTAGCAGTAGAAGGTGCTGTGAGTATATATGCAGGTAAAGGTCCGTCTAAAGTACATGCAAAAGTTTCATCTATTATGGAAGCTATTGAAAGATATTCTGCTGAGATGCAGGACGAAAATACTGTTGTTAAGAAGTATGATGAAAGTGATTGCTTAAATCCGGAAGATCTTATTTTACCAAGAAACAGTTATGATGATGATGTAGAATTAGAGTGGAGTGAAGGTTTTTCTGTAGTTACTGGTGAATCCATACTCATACCATCAAATGCTGTTTATCATCCATATGTTAATGATACTGTTAAACATTTGTTTTTATCAAATACTAATGGACTTGCTTCTGGAAATAGTTTAGAGGAAGCAATATTTCATGGTATGATGGAAGTTGTTGAAAGAGATTCATGGAGCTTGTTTGAAGCATTTAAGGATGAAAAATGTGAAATTAACTGTAATAATTCAAGTAATGATTATATTGTGGAATTAGTTAATAAGTTTGATGAAGCTAATGTGTCAATTAAGTTAATTGATTTAACCAGTGAAAACAAAATTCCAACTATTGGAGCAGTTAGTGAAGATTTATCATTAAAAGATCCTGCACTATTAACATTAGGTATTGGAACACATTTGGATCCTGAGATTGCAGCTATTCGTGCTATAACTGAGGTTGCTCAGAGTCGTGCCACACAGATTCATGGTACACGTGAGGATACTACGCGTGCTAATCTATTGCGTGAAACAGGTTATGAACGTATGAAGCGTATTAATAGGCATTGGTTCAGAGACTGTGAAGAATCTGTTGATTTAAATGATATGACTGATTATTCGCAGAATTCTTTCAGAGATAATATAAATAAGACAATGGAACTGCTAAAATTATCGGATATTCATGATGCTTACTATGTGAATTTAACGAGAAGTATTGGAATTCCTGTTGTGAGGTCAATTATTCCGGGTATGGAATTGTTTAGTGTAGATTCCAGTCGGGTTGGTAAACGTTTAATACCAGATAATTATATTGTTAATTAA
- a CDS encoding aminopeptidase P family protein, translated as MKTNEILDQLNEENIDSMFVYSPENIKYISDFYPSSFAYLIIDDEPILYVNSIDKESAEEKSQIETRDIVKFAEVKELLNGTIAVENSLDFGLTKYLSDDISSVKTSEVFYDKRKTKTKEEITKIKNSIGIAENAIGEIDFTSTEKFAAASLEFDMTINGSIKPAFDTIVASGKRSSSPHSETSMNRVETPIVVDWGAKYDYYCSDITRTFIDTERQQEIWDIVLEAQKAAISTIAPGVAVADVDNAARDVISEYGYGEYFIHSTGHGFGLEIHEDPVISNKVDTVLEENMVITAEPGIYIPGEFGVRIEDDVLVKKNSEVLTSLDKKLDFML; from the coding sequence ATGAAAACTAATGAAATCTTAGACCAATTAAATGAAGAAAACATTGATTCAATGTTTGTTTACTCTCCAGAAAACATTAAATACATATCTGACTTTTATCCTTCAAGTTTCGCATACTTAATCATAGATGATGAACCAATATTATATGTTAATAGCATAGATAAGGAAAGTGCAGAAGAAAAATCACAAATAGAAACAAGGGATATAGTAAAATTCGCAGAAGTAAAAGAATTACTAAATGGTACAATAGCTGTGGAAAACTCATTAGACTTTGGATTGACCAAATATTTATCCGATGACATATCATCAGTAAAAACATCGGAAGTTTTCTATGATAAACGGAAAACAAAAACTAAGGAAGAAATTACTAAGATAAAAAATTCAATTGGTATAGCAGAAAATGCTATTGGAGAAATTGATTTTACAAGTACTGAAAAATTTGCTGCCGCTTCTTTAGAGTTTGACATGACTATAAATGGTTCTATTAAACCAGCATTTGACACTATAGTTGCTAGTGGTAAACGTTCCAGTTCTCCTCATTCTGAAACATCAATGAATCGTGTTGAAACACCTATTGTTGTTGACTGGGGAGCTAAATATGATTATTATTGTTCTGATATTACAAGAACTTTCATTGACACAGAACGTCAACAGGAAATATGGGACATAGTTTTGGAAGCACAAAAAGCTGCTATAAGTACTATCGCTCCGGGTGTAGCTGTGGCTGATGTGGATAATGCAGCTCGTGATGTTATATCAGAGTATGGTTATGGTGAGTATTTTATTCACAGTACTGGTCATGGTTTTGGTCTTGAAATTCATGAAGATCCTGTAATTTCTAATAAGGTTGATACTGTCTTGGAAGAAAACATGGTGATTACGGCTGAACCGGGTATTTATATTCCTGGCGAGTTTGGTGTCCGTATTGAAGATGATGTGCTTGTTAAGAAGAATAGTGAGGTTTTAACAAGTCTTGATAAAAAGTTGGATTTCATGTTATGA
- a CDS encoding type II secretion system F family protein: MYNKIIKKINNHIKNRLSEETIYKIQRKLIDSGIFIKTEELITITILTMLITLIITTIICIIFTIHIITSIIITLTIPLSLTFYIYYKNEKRLEEIEQELPDYLRQISSLIKVGLGLESAFKELSQTINNSLNDEIKRALLETSFGRPFDESLMEIANKNNSDNLKHTFQLIIHSWNSGGNLSEILEAIADDLSDTIMLKKQRKAGVMMSVMFLVISSVIATPFALGMIQLYTQFISISGRTNPLSEVIPISSTGYIIIQAILVSILLGIVMYSDAKKGIKYMIIIVPASLAVYYFSQQILTGIMGGII; the protein is encoded by the coding sequence ATGTATAATAAAATAATAAAAAAAATAAATAATCATATAAAAAATAGATTATCAGAAGAAACTATTTACAAAATACAACGAAAACTTATAGACTCAGGAATATTCATAAAAACAGAAGAACTAATAACAATCACAATACTAACAATGCTGATAACACTCATAATAACAACAATAATATGCATAATCTTCACAATCCACATAATAACAAGCATAATCATAACACTAACAATACCCCTATCATTAACATTCTACATATACTACAAGAACGAAAAACGATTAGAAGAAATAGAACAAGAATTACCAGATTACCTAAGACAAATATCCTCACTAATAAAAGTAGGATTAGGCTTAGAATCAGCATTCAAAGAACTATCCCAAACAATAAACAACTCATTAAACGATGAAATAAAAAGAGCATTACTCGAAACAAGCTTCGGAAGACCATTCGACGAATCACTAATGGAAATAGCAAACAAAAATAATTCAGACAACCTAAAACACACATTTCAACTAATAATACACAGCTGGAACTCAGGAGGAAACCTATCAGAAATACTAGAAGCAATAGCAGACGACCTATCCGATACAATAATGCTAAAAAAACAACGAAAAGCAGGAGTAATGATGTCAGTAATGTTTCTAGTAATATCATCAGTAATAGCAACACCCTTCGCACTCGGAATGATACAATTATATACACAATTTATAAGCATATCCGGAAGAACAAACCCCCTAAGCGAAGTAATACCAATAAGCAGCACAGGCTACATAATAATACAAGCAATACTAGTAAGTATACTCCTAGGAATAGTAATGTACTCAGATGCAAAAAAAGGAATCAAATACATGATAATAATAGTACCCGCATCACTCGCAGTATACTACTTCTCACAACAAATACTAACAGGAATAATGGGAGGAATAATATGA
- a CDS encoding class III signal peptide-containing protein: protein MKIKEESGQVSTELILLIAGMIMVVLLATTVYKDYLFDLNNEMTENEVNNLKNKLNNLNNLIKEGG, encoded by the coding sequence ATGAAAATCAAAGAAGAATCAGGACAAGTATCAACAGAACTAATACTACTAATAGCAGGAATGATAATGGTAGTGCTACTAGCAACAACAGTATACAAAGATTACCTGTTTGACCTAAACAACGAGATGACAGAAAACGAAGTAAACAACCTAAAAAACAAGCTAAACAACTTAAATAATTTAATAAAAGAAGGAGGTTAA
- a CDS encoding tRNA-binding protein, with translation MWDTSKDYRLKVAEKAVEQFIRVVEGSNLRGSWNKKQVRLIAKNMNPELQTMYYSYLSPQELADTPQMKNLLNSVDEIIENLGGEDYSRKFLSELNREEREKLDLPLSRMKFFFNTIRGLPERLMLGEIDDPVIGVDIKVGELVSVSKHPDTDTLMICNVNLGKRAITVITNDTSVKDNDRVAVALLPPSVFMGISSEGMFLGAGEGVLKDVEGDIGSLPQHIDVAAFNETRNLVDQFIKE, from the coding sequence ATGTGGGACACTAGTAAAGATTATAGATTAAAAGTTGCAGAAAAAGCAGTAGAACAGTTTATTCGAGTTGTTGAAGGTTCTAACCTAAGGGGTTCTTGGAATAAGAAGCAGGTTCGTTTAATTGCTAAGAATATGAATCCTGAATTACAAACTATGTATTATTCTTATTTATCACCACAGGAGTTAGCTGATACTCCTCAGATGAAGAATTTATTGAATAGTGTTGATGAGATTATAGAAAACTTGGGTGGGGAGGATTATTCTAGAAAGTTTTTAAGTGAATTGAATCGAGAAGAACGTGAAAAACTTGATTTACCTTTGTCACGAATGAAATTTTTCTTTAATACTATAAGAGGTTTGCCTGAGAGATTAATGTTGGGTGAGATTGATGATCCCGTTATTGGTGTTGACATTAAAGTTGGTGAGCTTGTAAGTGTTAGTAAGCATCCTGATACTGATACGTTGATGATTTGTAATGTTAATCTTGGTAAACGTGCTATTACAGTTATTACTAATGATACGAGTGTTAAGGATAATGATAGGGTTGCAGTTGCCTTGTTACCTCCTAGTGTTTTCATGGGTATTAGTAGTGAGGGAATGTTCCTTGGTGCTGGTGAAGGTGTTTTGAAGGATGTTGAAGGGGATATTGGTAGTCTTCCTCAGCATATTGATGTTGCTGCTTTTAATGAAACTCGTAATTTAGTTGATCAGTTCATTAAAGAATGA
- a CDS encoding PRC-barrel domain-containing protein, whose product MVNLSKFYDLNIYDTEGKYIGKVNEVVLNIKKGRISFFKTKAITEDNRNVGLRDVLRNSMRLVPEEEDVNPVRTEGIIDIPYEVVIAVNDIILVDQVKLAQFQTSQNKRINAAPQKRPMVKKPQVQSN is encoded by the coding sequence ATGGTAAACCTATCAAAATTTTACGACTTAAACATTTATGATACAGAAGGAAAATACATAGGAAAAGTGAACGAAGTAGTACTAAACATTAAAAAAGGAAGAATTTCATTTTTCAAAACAAAAGCAATAACAGAAGACAACAGAAATGTAGGATTAAGAGATGTACTAAGAAACTCAATGAGACTAGTGCCAGAAGAAGAAGATGTCAACCCTGTAAGAACAGAAGGAATAATTGACATACCATACGAAGTAGTAATAGCAGTAAATGATATTATACTTGTTGACCAAGTAAAACTAGCACAATTTCAAACTTCCCAAAATAAAAGAATAAATGCAGCACCCCAAAAAAGGCCAATGGTTAAAAAACCACAAGTACAATCAAACTAA
- a CDS encoding aspartate dehydrogenase — MKVGIMGCGSIANTLVNFKLEDKLNIDFASFYDLDKDSAEELAIKVDSKVANSLDELIESSELILECASQGAVRTSIPQILESGTNVIIMSVGALLDTDFKTQIENIAKDNGAKIYLPTGAITGIDTVKAAKMGEIKSVSLTTRKPPVSLGLDSNIKSEKIIFEGKASDAVNKFPKNINVSSTLSLASGIDADVTIIADPNIQNNTHEIHIKGTFGELVTITSNVSSPDNPKTSLLAAYSAASLLNKLSETIQIGS; from the coding sequence ATGAAAGTAGGAATTATGGGTTGTGGGTCAATAGCTAACACATTAGTGAACTTTAAATTAGAAGATAAACTAAACATAGATTTTGCAAGTTTTTATGATTTAGATAAAGATAGTGCAGAAGAATTAGCTATAAAAGTTGATTCAAAAGTAGCAAATTCATTAGATGAACTCATAGAAAGTTCAGAATTAATACTTGAATGTGCTTCACAAGGTGCTGTACGTACTTCAATTCCGCAAATTCTAGAAAGTGGAACTAATGTAATAATAATGAGTGTAGGAGCTTTACTTGACACAGATTTCAAGACACAAATTGAAAACATAGCCAAAGATAATGGTGCCAAAATCTATTTACCTACTGGTGCTATAACAGGTATTGACACAGTAAAAGCAGCAAAAATGGGTGAAATAAAATCAGTATCCTTAACAACAAGAAAACCACCAGTATCATTAGGATTAGATTCAAATATAAAATCAGAAAAAATAATATTTGAAGGAAAAGCTTCAGATGCTGTGAACAAGTTTCCAAAAAATATTAATGTTTCATCCACATTAAGCTTAGCTTCAGGAATTGATGCTGATGTTACTATCATAGCAGATCCAAACATCCAAAATAATACTCATGAAATTCATATAAAAGGAACTTTTGGTGAATTAGTCACCATAACATCAAATGTAAGTAGTCCCGATAATCCAAAAACTAGTTTATTAGCAGCATACTCCGCAGCCAGTTTACTTAATAAATTATCGGAAACAATACAAATTGGGTCATAG
- a CDS encoding tRNA(His) guanylyltransferase Thg1 family protein → MKNYEQFSQLKVIKDIPLILRIDGRTFSNYTKQLKLQKPFDDRLRDLFIEVSKDLIKEFNPKYVYTFSDEINILFTQAPFNGRIEKIDSVLASFVTASFMKHLFINQEKFDTDITRLKPASFDCRIISTSKHIKEYFKNRQDEAWRNCLNGYAQYILNKTHTPKETSQILYKLKKSDIHELLYEHNINIAHVPTWQKRGICIHKIIQTSEGINPTNNQKNISTRKKIKVNLEMELLN, encoded by the coding sequence TTGAAAAATTATGAACAATTTTCTCAACTTAAAGTAATAAAAGACATTCCATTAATCCTAAGAATAGATGGAAGAACATTTTCTAATTATACAAAACAATTAAAACTACAAAAACCATTCGATGACAGACTAAGAGACCTATTTATCGAAGTATCAAAAGACTTAATCAAAGAATTCAATCCAAAATATGTTTACACATTCTCAGACGAAATAAACATACTATTTACCCAAGCACCATTCAATGGAAGAATAGAAAAAATTGATTCAGTACTAGCATCATTTGTCACAGCATCATTCATGAAACACCTATTCATAAACCAGGAAAAATTTGACACAGACATAACAAGATTAAAACCTGCATCATTTGATTGCAGAATAATATCCACCTCAAAACACATAAAAGAATACTTTAAAAACAGACAAGACGAAGCATGGAGAAATTGTTTAAACGGATATGCACAATACATACTAAACAAAACACACACACCAAAAGAAACATCACAAATACTATACAAACTAAAAAAATCAGACATACACGAATTATTATATGAACATAACATCAATATAGCCCACGTACCAACATGGCAAAAAAGAGGAATATGTATACATAAAATAATACAAACAAGCGAAGGAATAAATCCCACAAATAATCAAAAAAATATATCAACAAGAAAAAAAATAAAAGTAAATCTAGAAATGGAATTACTTAATTAG